In Tursiops truncatus isolate mTurTru1 chromosome 19, mTurTru1.mat.Y, whole genome shotgun sequence, a genomic segment contains:
- the CD37 gene encoding leukocyte antigen CD37, translating into METWEELPGVSSVPTNSKAPQEKMSAQDSCLSLIKYLLFVFNLFFFVLGSLIFCFGIWILIDKTSFVSFVGLSFMPLQIWSKALAISGILTMGLALLGCVGALKEFRCLLGLYFGTLLLLFATQITLGILISTQKVQLERKVENVVLKTIETYRAHPEETAAEESWDYVQFQLRCCGWNSPQDWFRIPSLRSNESRGPRVPCSCYNSSATNDSAIFDKISFPQFSGLGQLARPRHNADICLVPANSYIYREGCARSLQKWLHNNLISIVGICLGVGLLELSFMTLSIFLCRNLDHVYDRLARYR; encoded by the exons ATGGAGACCTGGGAAGAACTGCCTGGTGTGTCCTCGGTGCCCACCAATTCCAAGGCCCCTCAG GAGAAGATGTCAGCCCAGGACAGCTGCCTCAGCCTCATCAAGTACCTCCTCTTCGTTTTCAACCTCTTCTTCTTC gtcCTAGGCAGCCTTATTTTCTGCTTCGGCATCTGGATACTCATCGACAAGACCAGCTTCGTGTCCTTTGTGG GCTTGTCCTTCATGCCCTTGCAGATCTGGTCCAAGGCCCTGGCCATCTCAGGAATCCTCACCATGGGCCTTGCCCTCCTGGGCTGTGTGGGGGCCCTGAAGGAGTTCCGCTGCCTCCTGGGCCTG TATTTTGGGACACTGCTGCTCCTGTTTGCCACACAGATCACCCTGGGAATCCTCATCTCCACTCAGAAGGTCCAG CTGGAGCGGAAAGTGGAGAACGTCGTGCTGAAGACGATCGAAACCTACCGCGCCCACCCGGAGGAGACGGCTGCGGAGGAGAGCTGGGACTACGTGCAGTTTCAG CTGCGCTGCTGCGGCTGGAACTCTCCTCAGGACTGGTTCCGTATCCCCAGCCTGAGGAGCAACGAATCGAGAGGGCCTCGCGTGCCCTGCTCCTGCTATAACTCATCGGCGACCAACGACTCCGCAATCTTCGATAAGATCTCCTTCCCTCAGTTCAGCGGGCTCGGACAACTGGCGCGGCCCCGACACAATGCAGACATTTGCTTGGTCCCCGCGAACAGCTACATCTACCGTGAG GGCTGCGCACGGAGCCTCCAGAAGTGGTTGCACAACAACCTCATCTCCATAGTGGGCATTTGTCTCGGCGTGGGTCTACTTGAG CTCAGCTTCATGACGCTCTCCATATTCCTGTGCAGAAACCTGGACCACGTCTACGATCGGCTCGCTCGGTACCGATAG